CGCGGAATAGAGATCGACCTGATTGAGAAAAGCCCGGTGGTAGGAGGTAACGTAAAAAGCGCCCTCAGGGAAGAGGCCTACATAGTAGAGCACGGCCCCCAGTTTTTCTCCTATGATTCGGACGCGATACTGCGACTGGCCAGAGAACTTTCGATAGATCCTCAGATAGTAGAATGCAGATCAGATCCTAGAAAGAATTATATTTTCAAGAACGGATCCCTTCATCTTATACCCCGCAGCATCTTTCAGGCAGTTTCAAGCGATGTGCTTTCGCTGTCTGGAAAGATGCGGCTCGCCTCCGAAATTTTCAAGAAGGGGATGGAATGCGAATCAGAATCATTTGCCGAATTTGCGGTGAGAAGGCTCGGCAGGGACGCTCTCGACGCCTATGTCGATCCATTCGTCACAAGAGGGTTTGCAGGGGATCCTCTTCAGCTTGAGGTAAAAAGTGCATTTCCATTTCTCGCCGATATAGAACGAAGGAACGGGAAGGTTCTTACGAAGATAAAAAATCTGATGAGCAAGCTTGCGATCAGAAATCCAGTGTCGTTTAAATGGGGGATGGGGACGCTCACCGCGCGCCTCGAGGAAGAGCTTCGAAGAAATCTGATGCAGGGAGTTTCTGCACTCGGCATCTTTCGAGACGAGTCGAACAGACCGTGCGTTCGAATAGATGTTTCTGCCAGAGTTATATCTGCCGACGCAGTCGTAGTTACAACGCCGGCGCCGGTTGCAGGAGAGCTTCTCGTAGAGATCGATCCGGAGATAATTGCGCCGATAATGGCTATACCATATGTTCCTATAGCGATCGTTTACACGGCTTTCAGGCTGAAAGAT
Above is a genomic segment from Myxococcales bacterium containing:
- the hemG gene encoding protoporphyrinogen oxidase, which produces MERAEAFRRKKVIIIGAGISGLTIAYYLKKRGIEIDLIEKSPVVGGNVKSALREEAYIVEHGPQFFSYDSDAILRLARELSIDPQIVECRSDPRKNYIFKNGSLHLIPRSIFQAVSSDVLSLSGKMRLASEIFKKGMECESESFAEFAVRRLGRDALDAYVDPFVTRGFAGDPLQLEVKSAFPFLADIERRNGKVLTKIKNLMSKLAIRNPVSFKWGMGTLTARLEEELRRNLMQGVSALGIFRDESNRPCVRIDVSARVISADAVVVTTPAPVAGELLVEIDPEIIAPIMAIPYVPIAIVYTAFRLKDLKSVPEGIGFVVPRSEGQRGLGTIFSSLLFADRCPSTEILITSYFGGATDPAFIDLPDEEIRNQTSAYLDDTLGIDVEPVFFHIKRWRQVIPQYNIGHRLRVAEIEDKIAKQPGIFMAGSFSGGISCNDVIATSRMKVEEILKYLRRTV